A window of the Haloarcula litorea genome harbors these coding sequences:
- a CDS encoding BCCT family transporter, with amino-acid sequence MSDGDETTGEMSDGLQVELFHPESDREPGDTNWQGYGFDVHPVVFPVALVIIALFIAVTVLLGDTASQAYTWLFNTIGSTFGWFYLLAVNVFIVVLLFFAFSKYGKIKIGGVEAEKEFSDFSWMAMLFSAGMGIGLMFFSVTEPMFYFNTTPSYFGAEAGTGGAAAAAMAQTFFHWGFHPWAIYGLVGLGLAFFSFNRGLPLTFRSIFWPLLGERIYGWPGHIIDLVTVFATLFGLSTSLGLGVAQVNSGLSYVFGSEMLGIANVPTGTIPQVLLIAGITLIATASVAAGLDGGVKRLSTINLYLMFALLGFLLLAGPTVFILGAWVEGLGAYFQNIFGLSLFTGTLAPAANGTPTAWTVFYWGWWIAWSPFVGMFIARISKGRSVREFVLGVLFLPSLFSTIWLATFGGSALNSALAGGAVQQQYTELGYGAFETLGMFITLNQYPLGVVSGLLATLLVITFFVTSSDSGSLVVDHLTSGGKHDVPKAQRIFWALIEGLVASILLIGGGLTALQTAAITTGLPFAVILTLMCYTVYLGLSNEYQILESEEFAETIQDLSDREDVDVVTSGDEMVTDIHDRDESPSSSD; translated from the coding sequence ATGTCAGACGGTGACGAGACCACCGGCGAGATGTCGGACGGGCTCCAGGTGGAGCTGTTCCACCCGGAGTCCGACAGAGAACCGGGTGACACGAACTGGCAGGGCTACGGGTTCGACGTCCACCCCGTCGTGTTCCCGGTCGCACTGGTGATCATCGCACTGTTCATCGCGGTCACGGTCCTGCTCGGCGACACGGCGTCGCAGGCGTACACGTGGCTGTTCAACACGATCGGCAGCACGTTCGGCTGGTTCTACCTGCTGGCCGTGAACGTCTTCATCGTCGTCTTGCTGTTCTTCGCGTTCAGCAAGTACGGGAAGATCAAGATCGGCGGCGTCGAAGCCGAAAAGGAGTTCAGCGACTTCTCCTGGATGGCGATGCTGTTCAGCGCCGGCATGGGCATCGGTCTGATGTTCTTCAGCGTCACCGAGCCGATGTTCTACTTCAACACCACGCCGAGCTACTTCGGTGCCGAGGCCGGAACCGGGGGCGCGGCCGCGGCCGCGATGGCACAGACGTTCTTCCACTGGGGCTTCCACCCGTGGGCCATCTACGGCCTCGTCGGCCTCGGCCTGGCGTTCTTCTCGTTCAACCGCGGCCTGCCGCTGACCTTCCGGTCGATCTTCTGGCCCCTGCTGGGCGAGCGGATCTACGGCTGGCCGGGCCACATCATCGACCTCGTGACGGTGTTCGCGACCCTGTTCGGGCTGTCGACCTCGCTCGGACTGGGCGTCGCGCAGGTCAACAGCGGTCTCAGCTACGTGTTCGGCAGCGAGATGCTCGGGATCGCAAACGTCCCCACCGGGACGATCCCGCAGGTGTTGCTCATCGCGGGCATCACGCTCATCGCCACCGCCTCCGTCGCCGCGGGGCTTGACGGCGGCGTCAAGCGGCTGAGCACCATCAACCTCTACCTGATGTTCGCGCTGCTCGGGTTCCTCCTGCTCGCGGGCCCGACCGTGTTCATCTTGGGCGCGTGGGTCGAGGGCCTGGGCGCGTACTTCCAGAACATCTTCGGCCTGAGCCTGTTCACCGGTACCCTCGCGCCGGCGGCCAACGGCACGCCGACGGCGTGGACGGTGTTCTACTGGGGTTGGTGGATCGCGTGGTCGCCGTTCGTCGGGATGTTCATCGCACGGATCTCCAAGGGCCGCTCCGTCCGGGAGTTCGTCCTCGGCGTGCTGTTCCTCCCGTCGCTGTTCTCGACCATCTGGCTGGCGACCTTCGGCGGCAGCGCGCTGAACAGCGCGCTGGCCGGCGGCGCGGTCCAGCAGCAGTACACCGAACTGGGGTACGGTGCCTTCGAGACGCTCGGGATGTTCATCACGCTGAACCAGTACCCGCTGGGGGTCGTCTCCGGCCTGCTGGCGACGCTGCTGGTCATCACGTTCTTCGTCACGTCGTCGGACTCGGGGTCGCTGGTCGTCGACCACCTGACCTCGGGCGGCAAGCACGACGTGCCCAAGGCCCAGCGCATCTTCTGGGCGCTCATCGAGGGCCTGGTCGCCTCCATCCTGCTCATCGGCGGCGGCCTGACGGCCCTGCAGACGGCGGCCATCACGACCGGTCTGCCGTTCGCGGTCATCCTGACCCTGATGTGTTACACCGTCTATCTGGGGCTCAGCAACGAGTACCAGATCCTCGAATCGGAGGAGTTCGCGGAGACCATCCAGGACCTCAGCGACCGCGAGGACGTGGACGTCGTCACCTCCGGCGACGAGATGGTGACGGACATCCACGACCGCGACGAGTCCCCGAGCAGTAGCGACTGA
- a CDS encoding GcvT family protein, with protein MSSQDLPQSAQTVVVGAGIVGNSLAYHLARLGREEIVLLDKGPLPDPGGSTGHASNFLMPVEHSKEMTHLTRDSIEQYRDMDTFTESGGIEVARTEERIEELKRRVQSAKAWGEEAELLTPAEVEELVPYVNTDLIEGGFYSKGAGTCDPLRAGEVMRARAEEYTDGGLHVSPNTEVLDLHVEDGEIRAVETDRGTVRADEVVIAAGLWSPKIAELAGVDIPLTPAVHQMVSVGPISFFEDYEGEISFPVVRDMDTQMYERQHGNDLEVGSYQHRPILWDVEDVPSIDEAPLSPTQPPLTDDAFEQSMRDALEMVPDLLDDPEAGVRHEIDGLLSQTPDGAPLVGPLQDVEGLWSCAAIWIKEAPAIGKALAQWMTRGWSDIDLHAGNVNRFYEYGTSKSFVKDRAHEGFQKIYDIVHPHEQWQSARELRTTAFYDRQDDLDARFFEAAGWERPQWYESNEDLLERYSDELEGLDRPNEWDSRWWSPIILAEHLHMRDEVAMVGDMGFSIFDFHGSDATDYLERMAVGRMDVDIGKTVYTPILAENGGFVSDLTVARLGPEHYRVVTGGAAGGSDRAWFKRHIPEDGDVTLVDRSESLCTLGVWGPNAREVVQSVTEEDVSHEAFAPYTAQEITVGEVDAWAMRLSYVGELGWEIYAPMGQGRKLWDTLWAAGQEHDVRPVGMGVYGTTGRMEKGYRLYGHELELDYDPAEAGLTFHGVKDADFVGKEAYAAAVDGENAATLCTLSVDDHAPDGGERRFILGNEPVQDLDGNVLVDEEGRRSYVTSAGTGPSVGKHLLMAYLPREYAEEGRSLQVEYMGQQYPVTVEVAGSRPLFDPENERIRQ; from the coding sequence ATGAGCTCGCAGGACCTCCCACAGTCCGCGCAGACGGTCGTCGTCGGTGCCGGGATCGTGGGCAACAGCCTCGCGTACCACCTCGCCAGGCTGGGCCGCGAGGAGATCGTCCTGCTGGACAAGGGGCCGCTGCCCGACCCCGGCGGCTCGACCGGCCACGCCTCGAACTTCCTGATGCCGGTCGAACACTCCAAGGAGATGACCCACCTCACCCGGGACAGCATCGAGCAGTACCGGGACATGGACACCTTCACCGAGAGCGGCGGCATCGAGGTGGCCCGCACCGAGGAGCGGATCGAGGAACTCAAGCGCCGCGTCCAGTCCGCGAAGGCCTGGGGCGAGGAGGCCGAACTGCTCACGCCCGCGGAGGTCGAGGAACTGGTCCCGTACGTGAACACCGACCTCATCGAAGGGGGCTTCTACAGCAAGGGCGCGGGCACGTGTGACCCGCTCCGGGCCGGCGAGGTGATGCGGGCCCGCGCCGAGGAGTACACCGACGGCGGGCTCCACGTCTCGCCCAACACCGAGGTACTGGACCTCCACGTCGAGGACGGCGAGATCCGGGCCGTCGAGACCGACCGGGGCACCGTCCGCGCCGACGAGGTGGTCATCGCGGCCGGGCTCTGGAGCCCGAAGATCGCCGAGCTGGCCGGGGTCGACATCCCGCTGACGCCGGCCGTCCACCAGATGGTCAGCGTGGGGCCGATCTCGTTCTTCGAGGACTACGAGGGCGAGATATCCTTCCCGGTGGTCCGGGACATGGACACGCAGATGTACGAACGCCAGCACGGCAACGACCTCGAGGTGGGGTCCTACCAGCACCGGCCGATCCTCTGGGACGTCGAGGACGTCCCCTCCATCGACGAGGCACCGCTGTCGCCGACGCAGCCGCCGCTGACCGACGACGCCTTCGAGCAGTCGATGCGGGACGCCCTGGAGATGGTGCCGGACCTGCTCGACGACCCCGAGGCGGGGGTCCGCCACGAGATCGACGGCCTGCTCTCCCAGACGCCCGACGGCGCGCCCCTGGTCGGGCCGCTGCAGGACGTCGAGGGGCTCTGGTCGTGTGCGGCCATCTGGATCAAGGAGGCTCCGGCCATCGGCAAGGCGCTGGCCCAGTGGATGACCCGCGGGTGGTCGGACATCGACCTGCACGCGGGCAACGTCAACCGCTTCTACGAGTACGGCACCTCGAAGTCCTTCGTGAAAGACCGCGCCCACGAGGGGTTCCAGAAGATCTACGACATCGTCCACCCCCACGAGCAGTGGCAGTCGGCCCGGGAGCTGCGGACGACTGCGTTCTACGACCGTCAGGACGACCTGGACGCCCGCTTCTTCGAGGCGGCCGGCTGGGAGCGCCCGCAGTGGTACGAGTCCAACGAGGACCTCCTGGAGCGGTACAGCGACGAGCTCGAGGGGCTGGACCGCCCTAACGAGTGGGATTCGCGGTGGTGGTCGCCGATAATCCTCGCCGAGCACCTCCACATGCGGGACGAGGTGGCGATGGTCGGCGACATGGGCTTCAGCATCTTCGACTTCCACGGCTCGGACGCCACCGACTACCTCGAGCGGATGGCGGTCGGACGGATGGACGTCGATATCGGCAAGACCGTCTACACGCCGATCCTCGCGGAGAACGGCGGGTTCGTCTCGGACCTGACCGTCGCGCGACTGGGGCCGGAGCACTACCGGGTCGTCACCGGCGGTGCCGCCGGCGGCTCCGACCGCGCGTGGTTCAAGCGCCACATCCCCGAAGACGGCGACGTGACCCTCGTCGACCGCTCGGAGTCGCTGTGTACCCTCGGCGTGTGGGGCCCGAACGCCCGCGAGGTCGTCCAGTCGGTCACCGAGGAGGACGTCTCCCACGAGGCGTTCGCCCCCTACACCGCACAGGAGATCACCGTCGGCGAGGTCGACGCCTGGGCGATGCGCCTCTCGTACGTCGGCGAACTCGGCTGGGAGATCTACGCCCCGATGGGCCAGGGCCGCAAGCTCTGGGACACCCTCTGGGCGGCCGGCCAGGAGCACGACGTCCGCCCGGTCGGGATGGGCGTCTACGGGACCACCGGCCGGATGGAGAAGGGCTACCGGCTCTACGGGCACGAGCTCGAACTCGACTACGACCCGGCCGAGGCCGGCCTGACGTTCCACGGGGTCAAGGACGCCGACTTCGTCGGCAAGGAGGCCTACGCCGCGGCCGTCGACGGGGAGAACGCGGCCACGCTGTGTACCCTCTCCGTCGACGACCACGCGCCCGACGGCGGCGAGCGCCGCTTCATACTGGGCAACGAGCCGGTCCAGGACCTCGACGGGAACGTCCTCGTCGACGAGGAGGGCCGTCGCTCGTACGTCACGAGCGCCGGCACGGGCCCGAGCGTCGGCAAGCACCTCCTGATGGCGTACCTCCCGCGGGAGTACGCCGAGGAAGGCCGGAGCCTGCAGGTCGAGTACATGGGCCAGCAGTACCCGGTCACCGTCGAGGTGGCCGGCAGCCGGCCGCTGTTCGACCCCGAGAACGAGCGAATCAGACAGTAG
- a CDS encoding electron transfer flavoprotein subunit beta/FixA family protein, with amino-acid sequence MDTLACIKRVPDTGAKITLTEDEQDIDTSNLGFTISPHEECAIEAAVQQVEDHGGTATVLSLGPDDAAEQLRTGLAMTADEATLLETDGEEWTPRATANAIADAARGDDGGPAYDLLLFGNESADAANHQVGVRVARALDVPFLAGVTGLDVEDGTAIARREVGGGTEVYELDLPAAVAVKEGINEPRYASMRAKMQARKQEIRRQTPERDGGRGTFEKVRLEAPETDDADAEVLGEGPEAVPDVVELLRDDLEVV; translated from the coding sequence ATGGACACGCTAGCTTGCATCAAGCGCGTGCCGGACACCGGCGCGAAGATCACGCTGACGGAGGACGAACAGGACATCGACACGAGCAACCTCGGGTTCACCATCTCCCCACACGAGGAGTGTGCGATCGAGGCGGCCGTCCAGCAGGTCGAGGACCACGGTGGCACCGCGACCGTGCTGTCGCTGGGTCCCGACGACGCCGCCGAACAGCTCCGGACGGGACTGGCGATGACGGCCGACGAGGCGACGCTGCTGGAGACCGACGGCGAGGAGTGGACGCCGCGGGCGACCGCGAACGCGATCGCCGACGCCGCCCGCGGGGACGACGGAGGTCCGGCGTACGACCTCCTGCTGTTCGGCAACGAGTCGGCCGACGCGGCCAACCACCAGGTCGGCGTCCGCGTCGCGCGGGCGCTTGACGTGCCGTTCCTCGCGGGCGTGACCGGCCTCGACGTCGAGGACGGCACGGCGATCGCGAGACGTGAGGTCGGCGGCGGCACGGAGGTGTACGAACTCGACCTCCCGGCGGCCGTCGCCGTCAAGGAGGGCATCAACGAGCCGCGCTACGCCTCGATGCGCGCCAAGATGCAGGCGCGCAAACAGGAGATCCGGCGGCAGACGCCCGAGCGCGACGGCGGCAGGGGCACCTTCGAGAAGGTCCGGCTGGAGGCCCCCGAGACCGACGACGCCGACGCCGAGGTGCTGGGCGAGGGACCCGAGGCCGTCCCCGACGTGGTCGAACTGCTCCGCGACGACCTGGAGGTGGTCTGA
- a CDS encoding electron transfer flavoprotein subunit alpha/FixB family protein translates to MILGLVEHAGGEPTEESLEALTLAREVAADTDASLDAVVFGVEGAAATDRLGDHGVETVHHVADRRLDTYAPEARGEAVAQLVDAVDPAAVVAPGTTRGNEVLAHVGAVRDLPMAANCTDVDAGEEYELARQRWGGSLVEHARLDAPTALLTAAAHEFSPEPAAERVEPSVREFEPSLDDAAFRVGVDRVEESDVEGVPLGEARVVVGGGRGVGSAEDYDELEDLADLLGGTVGASRAAVNEGWRPHDDQIGQTGTKISPDLYVACGISGAVQHMVGCKGADSVLAINTDPEAAIMQKGDYAVVGDLHEVVPELNEALRSEA, encoded by the coding sequence GTGATACTCGGACTCGTCGAACACGCGGGCGGCGAACCGACCGAAGAGTCGCTGGAGGCCCTCACGCTGGCCCGCGAAGTGGCGGCCGACACGGACGCGTCGCTGGATGCCGTCGTCTTCGGCGTCGAGGGGGCCGCCGCCACCGATCGCCTCGGGGACCACGGCGTCGAGACGGTCCACCACGTCGCCGACCGGCGGCTGGACACGTACGCGCCCGAGGCCCGCGGCGAGGCCGTCGCCCAGCTCGTCGACGCGGTCGACCCGGCGGCCGTCGTCGCGCCCGGGACGACCCGGGGCAACGAGGTGCTGGCCCACGTCGGTGCCGTCCGCGACCTGCCGATGGCCGCCAACTGCACCGACGTCGACGCCGGCGAGGAGTACGAACTGGCCCGGCAGCGCTGGGGCGGGAGCCTCGTCGAGCACGCCCGCCTGGACGCGCCGACCGCGCTCCTGACCGCCGCGGCACACGAGTTCTCCCCGGAGCCGGCCGCCGAACGCGTCGAGCCGTCGGTCCGGGAGTTCGAGCCGTCGCTGGACGACGCGGCCTTCCGGGTCGGCGTCGACCGGGTCGAGGAGTCCGACGTCGAGGGCGTCCCGCTCGGCGAGGCCCGGGTCGTCGTCGGCGGGGGACGCGGCGTCGGCAGCGCCGAGGACTACGACGAGCTGGAGGACCTCGCCGACCTGCTCGGCGGGACCGTCGGGGCGTCCCGTGCCGCCGTCAACGAGGGCTGGCGGCCACACGACGACCAGATCGGCCAGACCGGGACGAAGATCAGCCCGGACCTCTACGTCGCCTGCGGCATCAGCGGGGCCGTCCAGCACATGGTCGGCTGCAAGGGTGCCGACAGCGTGCTGGCGATCAACACCGACCCGGAGGCGGCGATCATGCAGAAGGGCGACTACGCCGTCGTCGGCGACCTCCACGAGGTCGTCCCGGAGCTCAACGAGGCGCTGCGATCGGAGGCCTGA
- a CDS encoding cyclodeaminase/cyclohydrolase family protein has protein sequence MSEDRVSVADLSIAEFLDAVASRAVAPSAGAVTAVNGAAGAALCEMVAIHTSEPSASLSDARDDLADARQRLLALADDDAAAVDRVQTAFEAETRTDHPEAALRRATEVPLAIARTCCVVVEAAVPVAEEGTRNAAVDTVVGARLARAALSSAATVVRANLELLSDESFVADARGDLDAAETIADEALSDVRTATGIGAD, from the coding sequence ATGTCCGAGGACCGAGTCAGCGTCGCGGACCTGTCGATCGCGGAGTTCCTCGACGCGGTCGCCTCCAGAGCCGTCGCGCCGAGCGCGGGGGCCGTGACGGCCGTCAACGGCGCGGCGGGCGCGGCCCTCTGTGAGATGGTCGCGATCCACACGAGCGAGCCGTCGGCGTCGCTGTCGGACGCCCGAGACGACCTCGCCGACGCCAGGCAGCGCCTGCTGGCGTTGGCCGACGACGACGCGGCGGCCGTCGACCGCGTCCAGACCGCCTTCGAGGCCGAGACGCGGACCGACCACCCGGAGGCGGCCCTGCGCCGCGCCACCGAGGTGCCACTCGCCATCGCCCGGACGTGTTGCGTGGTCGTCGAGGCGGCCGTGCCGGTCGCCGAGGAGGGGACGCGGAACGCCGCCGTCGACACCGTCGTCGGGGCGCGGCTGGCCCGGGCGGCCCTGTCCTCGGCCGCGACCGTCGTCCGGGCGAACCTGGAGCTGCTGTCGGACGAGTCGTTCGTCGCGGACGCGAGAGGGGACCTCGACGCCGCCGAGACGATCGCCGACGAGGCCCTGTCGGACGTCCGGACGGCGACGGGGATCGGGGCCGACTAA